Sequence from the Luteitalea sp. genome:
CGGGCCGCGATCCGATCGGGCAGGACATCGTGCTTGAGGGGGAATCCTGGGTCACCTACCGCACCATCGTGGGCGTCGCTGCGGATGTCGTCCCGTCTCCCACAGCCTTCGACATTCAGCCCATCGTCTACGTGCCGCTCACCGAGCGCCGGCCGTCGCTCGCGATGACGCTGCTGGTGCGCGGCAGCCGGGACGGCGGGCCGGTGGGCAGTCTCCCGGTGGCCTTGCGGAGCCGCGATTCGGCCATGAGCGTGTCGGCCGTGCGTCCGCTCGAGAGCGTCCTGGGGCAGTCGCTCGCGGAGCATCGCTTCAGCACGGTGCTCGTGTTCGCCTTCGGTGTGCTCGCGCTGTTTATCACCGCGTGCGGCGTGTACGGCGTCGTGGGGTTCATCGTCTCGCAGCGGACGCGTGAGATCGGCGTGCGCGCGCCGGGAGGACGTGCTGGCACTGGTCGGCCGATACGCTGCACGCCCCGTGATTGGCGGCGTGCTCATGGGCCTGCTGGCGGCTTCCTGGGTGAGCCGGATCGTGGCAGGGTTCGTGTCCGGCGCTAAGACCGTCGATTCACTGGTGCTCGCCGCGACGGTGGTCGTGATTCTGCTCGTCGCCGCCCTGGCCGTGATCGCCCCGGCACGCGCCGCCGTCTCCGTAGACCCAATTCGGACGCTGCGCAGCGAATGACCTTGGAACCGAAAGCGTCTTTGCCCGGTAACCATTCGTGTGCCGGGACGTAGGTCGCCAATGAGTGGCACAAGACTTTGTGCCTAACTGGCGCCGCGGCCAGTTCTTGCGAGCTGAGACCCTACGGGCCTCACCCCGCGACGCTCACTTGGCGCACGTTCGTGCCCCAAGAGTTGATTGAGTCGATCTGTATCAACCTCCAGTGGCACGCAGCCCAGAATCAGCTTGTTCCATTCTATTATTCACGTGGCATACCGTGACTTGGCTCGAATCCCTGCCGATGAGGCAAGACGATGACCTCATTCCTTCGAAGATTCCGCCGCGACCTGGGCCATGTGAGATCGCGGTGGGAAGACGCTCGTACTCTCCCGGCATGGTCCCTCCTCGAGCAGCTCGCCCAGGACGCCCGATACACTCTACGCTCCCTGCGGCGCTCGCCCGGTTTTGCGTCGGTGGCGATCCTGACACTCGCGCTTGGCATCGGCGTGAATACCGCTATCTTCAGCGTCATCAACGCAGTGGTCCTGCGGCCGCTGCCGTACCGCGATCCCGCGACTCTCGTCCTCGTTGACACGGGCCCGCTGAGTCTGGCGCCTACCTGGCTGACGACGGCGTGGCGTGACCGTGCGCGGACGCTGAGCGACTTCGCGGGGTTCAATGGCCCGCGGGCGGCGACGCTGGTCCATGGGGGCGCGTCGCAGCAGATCGACGCGGCGGAGGTGACGTGGAACTTCCTGTCGCTGCTGGGCGTGACCCCCATCATTGGCCGCGATTTCGCCGCGACCGATGGGGGTCGCGGAGCTCCGGCGGTCGGCATGCTGAGTCACGACTTCTGGCGACGCGCGTTTGGGAGCGACCCGGCAATTGTCGGCAAGACGCTGACGACCACCGGCAACCCGGTGACCATCGTCGGCGTGGCCCCCGCGGGATTCCTCTTCCCAGCGGGAGGCTCACTCCCTGCCACGGGAATGCCAACCGATACTCAGCCGGATGTTCTGCGCGTTGCCAACCTCGACGCCTCCGTCAAGGTGATCGGACGGCTGGCGCCAGGGAGCACGCCTGCGTCGGCCACCGGTGAGCTCCTGGCGATCTTCAAGCAGGAGGCTGGCATCCAGTTTAGCGGCGATGCCATCGAGCGCTGGGAGCTCAATGCCGCGCTGCTACACGACCGCCTCGTCGGCAACGTCCGACAGCGCCTCTGGCTGGTCATGGGCGCTGTGGGGTTCGTCATGCTCGTCGCCTGCGCGAACGTCGCCAGTCTCCTGCTCGCCCGCGCGTCGACACGACAGCGCGAGCTGGTCGTGCGGATGGCATTAGGGGCACGCTGGGGCAGGCTCGCGCGGCTCGTCCTCACCGAAAGCCTCCTGCTGGCGCTGCTCGGCTCGGCCGTCGCCCTCCTGCTCACCTACACGACCCGCGGTGTCGCTCGCACCCTGCTTGCCGATCGCCTGCCGCACGTTGACGCCATACCGATCGACGCGAGCGTGTTCATCTTCAACGTGGCGATCGCGGTCGCCACAGGGATGCTGTGCGGCCTCGTCTCGCTGCCGGGTGTCAGGCCAGTCAGCATGGCTAGTATTGTCGGCAGCGGCGCGCCCACAGTCACTGGCCGAAACCGCGTTCGCCGTGTGCTGCTGTCCGCAGAAACGGCCGTGACGTTCGTCCTGGTGGTCGCCGCCGCGCTATTCGGGCAGACGTTGTGGAATCTGAGCGCTCAGGATCGAGGCTTTGACGCCGATCGGCTACTGACTGTGCGCGTGTCCCCTGGCCTGCCGGCGGAGATCGATCAGGACGACTTCCAGGCGGGGTCGACATTTTTTGCCCTGTTCTTCAGCGACCTGCGAGACCGCCTGGAGCGGATACCAGGCGTGGCGTCGGCCGCCGCCATTTCGCTCGGGCCGCTTGACGGAATCGGTGCTGGTTTCGGCAATCTCGCGGTCGACGGACGGACGGTTTCTGCGGAGGAATCCCGGGTCCCGGTCGCGTTCGTGACGCCCGGCTACTTTCGAACCCTACGCATTCCCCGCATCCGTGGTCGCGACTTCACCGAGCGTGATCGGGCGGGCGCCCGCCTCGTCGCCATTGTCAACGAGGCGTTCCAGCGACGATTCGTGCCGAATGGCGACATCCTTGGCGCGCGCGTCACGTCGGGGTCGGGCCCCGAGGTCTTTACCATCGTCGGCGTATCTCAGGACGTTCCCGACCGCTCGCTTCGCCAGCCGCCGGAGCCGCTCCTTATTGCGCCGCTTTCGCAGATGCCCGGCGTTCACATCTCCTGGCGCACGCTGACATTCGTCCTGCGAACCGCCGAGAGTGATCCGCTCCGCCTGGCGCCCGAGGTGCGGCGAACGATCTGGGCCATCGATCCCAACATCGTGATCAAGGAGCTTGCCACGATGAACGCGCGGATCGCTGTGGCCATGCGCGGCGAGCGCGACAGCGCGCTCCTATTGGTGAGTGTTGCGCTGGCGGCGACCTGGATGCCAGCACGGCGAGCGGTCCGGATCGATCCTCTTAGGGCGCTCAGATACGAATAGCGGCGGCCCGAGGGTTCGCTTCTATGAGCGTCAGGTACTCCTTCGGATCCTTGGAGCGCGCGTCCAAATAGCACAAATCAGTGAGGTGAATACTCTTCGCGAAGCGGGCGAGCACGCGTACACCGCGTCCAAGCTGTGCAGCCTCCTCACCGCACGAGCGCTGTCCGAGCACCGCGACGTCCAGACCCGGCGACTCACTGTAGTCGCCTACGATCCAGGGCAGGTTGCTAATCCGGAATCTCCGCCTCGACGAGCTTCGCCAGCAGCGTCAGCGACTCTTGCCAACCGAGGTAGCACGCCTCTGGCGGGATCACATCCGGCAGGCCCTCCTGCACAATATGAACCTCGGTCCCGACAGACACCTTCTTCAACGTCACCGTCACCTGCATCTCGCCCGGTAGATTTGGGTCGTCGAATCTGTCCGTGTGTCGAATGCGCTCGTTTGCCACGAGCTCGAGGTACTCGCCACCGAAGGAATGGCCTTTGCCCGAGGTGAAGTTGGTGAACGACATCTTGTACGTGCCGCCCACTCGTGGCTCCAGATGGTGGACCTTGCCCGTGAAGCCGTTCGGGGGCAGCCACTTCACCATGGCGTCGGGGTCGAGGAACGCTCGATAGACTCGGTCCGGCGTGGCTTGCAGCACCCGGTGGAGCCGAACAGTGCTTGGCATCAATCTCCTCCTCAGTCGGCACCGCAGTGCCGTGTTTGTCTGATCCTTGGACGGCGCGTCGCGTCCCAAATCATCGGTGGCCGCCGGGCTACTTCCAGACTATCAAAACGCCCGTGGTCGAAGGATCGGGACTCGCGCCGAGCCCACGTCCGGCCCCTCCGAACCTGGTGGTCGTGAGCGCGCCGCTGGCTCGCCGCCTTTTCCCTGGCGAGAGTCAGTCGAGCAAGGACACTTCGCGTTCTCAATCCGTGTCTCGACCCCCGCTTTCGTGCGCATCGTGCGAATCGCGAGGATTCCGAAAATGCTATAAGTTATTTGTTTCCAATAGGTCTCCCGGCTCCGAATCGCACCCTCTCCGTCATATTAGGTCGCCGAAAACAATGAATTATCCGTACGCCAGCTTGACGCGTGCGCTGGATGGATTCTTCTACGGCACCACCCCGTCGAGCGAGATCTTCAGAATCTCGCCGGACGGCGAGCTCACGCTCGTGCATCAGTTCGTCGAACAGGACGATCCCCAGAACATGCGGGCCGCCCTCGTGCTGGGAACCGACGGGGCACTGTACGGCACCGCGCCGACCACCCTTACCCTCCGTGGCGGCCCGGGAGCGATCTTTCGCGTGAGCCTCGCGGGGGACGTGGAGGTGCTCCATCGATTCGCGTTCGTTGGCAGTCCGCCCGACATGCCCTTTGATCCTTATCCGGAGGGCGAGGGCTCCCGCGGCGAGCTGGTCGAAGGACCCGACGGTGGGCTCTACGGCGTCAACGTCGACCGTGCCGTCGGGCTTGTAGAGCGAGTTCTGACCGGCGGTGAGGATCGCCAGCGTTTTGCCGGCCGGGCTGAGCTGCGACCGCACGGCCTCGCCTACGATGAAGTTCGGGTAGGCGGCCAAGCCAGGATTCAGATACTGCTGGACCGCATTGCGGAGAGCGGTCGGCGTGACGAATTGGCCGCTGGGGAGCTGGACGATGCGACGCGACTTCCCACGATCGTCATCGTCATGGTTGCGCCACGGTCCTGGTCTCGATGCCGAGAATCCCGATCTTGATGATCCTGATCGCGTTCCTATAGATGGACTCGCGCAGGCAGCGCGATGAGGGCTGCCGACGTGAGCAGACCCAATGCGAGATGTAGCACTGAGCGCGTCATGGTGAATCCTTTCTGAGTTGGGTCGGACCACTTCTCGAGCGATGCAACGGATACAATTCAAGGTGACCCGTTCGCAGACGCAACGGGGGGCAGGCTCTGCGGAGTACGGAACGGGTCGAACAATACGCTTGGTGTGTGACCGTACCGCGACCAGCGAGACAAGCGCGTGTAAACAAGCGTGGGGGTATGGTTCGGCTCGTAGCCGCGTTGAACGGGGTAATTGTCGAGTCGCAGCCGATGGTCGAGTCAGTCTGATCGACGGCGCGCGATTTGGCTCAGCAGCGCGATGAGCCCGAAGTTCACGGCGACCAGCACGAAGACCCCTCGAAGGCTGATAGCCTCCGCCAACCGACCGGCCAGCCAGGGCATCGTCATGCCCCCGGTCAGCGCGGCCGTGAACAACAGCCCGAACAGGCTGCCCGAGCGCTCCGGGAATACTGAACCGGCCACACCCAGCACCGTTGGAAAGATGCCCGCTAGCGCCGCGCCGGTCAGGACCACACCGGCGATCGCCGCGGCTGGTGTGCGAGCGGAGGCGATCACGAGCGCGCCGACGATCGAGAGCAGGGCCGCGCCGAGGATGAGCGCGTGCGGACTGATCCGAAGTAGCAGGCCGCTGAGCCCCACGCGCGAGAGCATCAGCGCACCCCAGTACGCAGCCAGCACGTACGACGCGGTGTCGACGCCAAGCGCCAGGTCGCGCGTCATGAACGCGGCGGTGTACCCGCCGAGCATGAACTCGTTCCCGGACTGAAAGAACAAGAGAACAGCCATCGTCACGACGAGTGGCGAGCGAAAGAGCCGCGGGATGTGGGCAAGAGGCCATCCACGAGCCTGCTTGGGCGCGGGAAAACGAACGGACGCGATACCGAGTGCCGTCAGGGCGCAGAGGCCCGCCGTTCCCACGAGGAGTCCCGCGAACCCAAGCCGCGACAAGAGCGCACCGAGACTGAACGGCAGGAACACGGCGCCCACGCCGAAGAAGACGCCGAGGAGGTTGAGCGCGGCGGACTTCTGGCGAGGGTCCTCGTAGAGATCCGCGATGAGGGTATTGGTGCCGCCGTTCAACGCAGCCCCGCCTAAGCCCAGACAGACAGCGGCCGGCATCAGGTCGACAACGCGTGCGGCCGAGGCGATGGCGACGAGCGCCGCGGCCACCAGCGCGGATCCCACGACCAAGGGGAGCTTCAACCCGAAGCGGTCCACGGCCAACCCGACCAGCAGGCTCGTGACCAGCATCGCGCCGTTCATCACGAGAAACAGCGTGCCGATACCCGCCACGTCCAGGTCGAGCCGTTCCGCAAGCATCGGCGCCACGGCCCCGACGATCGCCATGACGATGCCGAACAGGAACATGCCGGCACAGGCGGACGCAGTCAGCGCCGAGCGAGCCGCCGGAAGCGCAGGCATCAGCGGACGACCGGATCTGGGTGTCGCTCGTACCACCTGCGTGTGTACTCGTCGAAGACCAGTCGGTTGTGATCCTTTGCGACACCCGTGACATTCGGTGACACGAACGTCGTGAGATCGAAGCCCCTGGCGGCGAGCTGGGCACCGGTTTCTGCGACCAGCGACATCGCGATGAAGACGGCGGCGATGGTCGAGCCCGCGGCGATCTTCTCGGGACGACCGACTTCTACCTGCGCGTCCTCCGGCGACACGCAGTTATCGAGGGCGAGGTCGGCGACATCGGACAGCGCTTTGCCGCTGGAATGGGTCACAGCGGCAACCTGTCCGTTCTCCAGGGAGGACACGGTGATCACCCGGGCGCCGCGCTCTCGGGCGTAGAGGGCCGCCTCGATGGGCGCCGCGTTCAACCCACCATGTGAGAAGACCACCATGCAGTCCTGTGCGCCGATCGGATAGCTTTGGAGGAACTGGGCGATGTACCCTTCGCACCGTTCAATCCACAGCAGCTCTCGGGCGCCGTGCGGGCCGATGACATTCGACCACATCAACCGCGGGTCGTACAGCGGATAGAAGCCGACGAAGCTGCCGTAGCGCGGAAAGACATCCATCACCGGGATGACCGAATGACCGCTGCCGAACAGGTACACACGGCCTCCGTTGGCAATGGTTGTTGCCAACATCTCCCCCGCGTGCCGCAGCGTCT
This genomic interval carries:
- a CDS encoding sugar isomerase domain-containing protein, translating into MSCTRYYERITAILERIHTSELETLRHAGEMLATTIANGGRVYLFGSGHSVIPVMDVFPRYGSFVGFYPLYDPRLMWSNVIGPHGARELLWIERCEGYIAQFLQSYPIGAQDCMVVFSHGGLNAAPIEAALYARERGARVITVSSLENGQVAAVTHSSGKALSDVADLALDNCVSPEDAQVEVGRPEKIAAGSTIAAVFIAMSLVAETGAQLAARGFDLTTFVSPNVTGVAKDHNRLVFDEYTRRWYERHPDPVVR
- a CDS encoding polyketide cyclase — encoded protein: MPSTVRLHRVLQATPDRVYRAFLDPDAMVKWLPPNGFTGKVHHLEPRVGGTYKMSFTNFTSGKGHSFGGEYLELVANERIRHTDRFDDPNLPGEMQVTVTLKKVSVGTEVHIVQEGLPDVIPPEACYLGWQESLTLLAKLVEAEIPD
- a CDS encoding MFS transporter, whose amino-acid sequence is MPALPAARSALTASACAGMFLFGIVMAIVGAVAPMLAERLDLDVAGIGTLFLVMNGAMLVTSLLVGLAVDRFGLKLPLVVGSALVAAALVAIASAARVVDLMPAAVCLGLGGAALNGGTNTLIADLYEDPRQKSAALNLLGVFFGVGAVFLPFSLGALLSRLGFAGLLVGTAGLCALTALGIASVRFPAPKQARGWPLAHIPRLFRSPLVVTMAVLLFFQSGNEFMLGGYTAAFMTRDLALGVDTASYVLAAYWGALMLSRVGLSGLLLRISPHALILGAALLSIVGALVIASARTPAAAIAGVVLTGAALAGIFPTVLGVAGSVFPERSGSLFGLLFTAALTGGMTMPWLAGRLAEAISLRGVFVLVAVNFGLIALLSQIARRRSD
- a CDS encoding FtsX-like permease family protein; its protein translation is MTSFLRRFRRDLGHVRSRWEDARTLPAWSLLEQLAQDARYTLRSLRRSPGFASVAILTLALGIGVNTAIFSVINAVVLRPLPYRDPATLVLVDTGPLSLAPTWLTTAWRDRARTLSDFAGFNGPRAATLVHGGASQQIDAAEVTWNFLSLLGVTPIIGRDFAATDGGRGAPAVGMLSHDFWRRAFGSDPAIVGKTLTTTGNPVTIVGVAPAGFLFPAGGSLPATGMPTDTQPDVLRVANLDASVKVIGRLAPGSTPASATGELLAIFKQEAGIQFSGDAIERWELNAALLHDRLVGNVRQRLWLVMGAVGFVMLVACANVASLLLARASTRQRELVVRMALGARWGRLARLVLTESLLLALLGSAVALLLTYTTRGVARTLLADRLPHVDAIPIDASVFIFNVAIAVATGMLCGLVSLPGVRPVSMASIVGSGAPTVTGRNRVRRVLLSAETAVTFVLVVAAALFGQTLWNLSAQDRGFDADRLLTVRVSPGLPAEIDQDDFQAGSTFFALFFSDLRDRLERIPGVASAAAISLGPLDGIGAGFGNLAVDGRTVSAEESRVPVAFVTPGYFRTLRIPRIRGRDFTERDRAGARLVAIVNEAFQRRFVPNGDILGARVTSGSGPEVFTIVGVSQDVPDRSLRQPPEPLLIAPLSQMPGVHISWRTLTFVLRTAESDPLRLAPEVRRTIWAIDPNIVIKELATMNARIAVAMRGERDSALLLVSVALAATWMPARRAVRIDPLRALRYE